A genomic window from Caballeronia sp. SBC1 includes:
- a CDS encoding TIGR03862 family flavoprotein: protein MPSSLTSSPETRCARVAVIGGGPAGLMAAEALAAGGVEVDLYDAMPSVGRKFLMAGKGGMNLTHSEAAEPFLARYAERRAQIEPLLSRFDATALRAWVHGLGVETFVGSSGRVFPTDMKAAPMLRAWLHRLRGSGVRFHMRHKWIGWGHDAQRVLRFATPDGERPVEADAVVLALGGASWPRLGSDAAWIPHLEVQNVGVSPFKPSNCGFDIDWSEHFSSRFAGEPLKAVAIGLGGIDWRTGECLLTSTGIEGSLIYAMSARIRDRLAAGDGTFFLDLLPALTPQRVHDEVTHPRGARSMSSHLQSRLNLTGAKAGLLREVLSREDFANTTRLAQRIKALPLTVTRPRPIAEAISSAGGVRFESLDSRLMLNALPGVFCAGEMLDWEAPTGGYLLTACFASGLVAGEAALAYLK, encoded by the coding sequence ATGCCGTCATCGTTAACGTCCTCCCCCGAAACTCGTTGCGCGCGTGTTGCCGTTATCGGCGGCGGCCCTGCTGGCTTGATGGCTGCGGAAGCGCTGGCGGCGGGCGGCGTCGAAGTGGATTTGTATGACGCCATGCCGTCGGTGGGCCGCAAGTTCCTGATGGCCGGCAAGGGCGGCATGAACCTCACGCATTCCGAGGCCGCCGAACCGTTCCTCGCGCGTTATGCCGAGCGCCGGGCGCAGATTGAGCCGTTGCTGAGCCGTTTCGATGCCACCGCGTTACGCGCATGGGTTCACGGATTGGGCGTGGAAACCTTCGTTGGCAGCTCTGGCCGCGTGTTTCCCACCGACATGAAAGCCGCGCCAATGCTGCGCGCCTGGTTGCATCGGCTACGCGGGTCGGGCGTACGCTTCCATATGCGGCATAAGTGGATTGGCTGGGGCCACGATGCTCAGCGGGTTTTACGTTTCGCCACGCCAGACGGCGAGCGCCCGGTCGAAGCCGATGCCGTTGTCCTCGCGCTGGGTGGCGCGAGCTGGCCGCGACTCGGCTCGGACGCTGCGTGGATTCCACATCTGGAAGTGCAGAACGTGGGTGTGTCGCCGTTCAAGCCGTCGAATTGTGGTTTCGATATCGACTGGAGCGAGCACTTCAGCAGCCGTTTTGCCGGCGAGCCGCTGAAAGCTGTGGCGATTGGTTTGGGGGGTATCGACTGGCGCACGGGCGAGTGTTTGCTGACATCGACAGGTATTGAAGGCAGCCTGATCTACGCGATGTCCGCACGCATCCGCGATCGTCTAGCTGCCGGCGATGGCACGTTTTTCCTTGATCTCTTGCCGGCATTGACGCCGCAGCGTGTCCACGATGAAGTGACGCATCCACGCGGCGCTCGGTCGATGTCGAGCCATTTGCAGAGTCGCCTGAACCTGACGGGCGCGAAGGCGGGTTTGCTGCGAGAAGTGCTGAGCCGAGAAGATTTCGCTAATACCACGCGCCTCGCTCAGCGTATCAAGGCGTTGCCCTTGACCGTGACGCGTCCGAGGCCGATTGCGGAAGCGATCAGCAGTGCGGGCGGCGTGAGGTTCGAGTCGCTCGATTCACGCCTGATGCTCAACGCGCTTCCCGGCGTTTTCTGCGCAGGAGAGATGTTGGATTGGGAAGCGCCGACTGGCGGCTATCTGCTCACGGCGTGTTTCGC
- a CDS encoding dipeptidase, whose protein sequence is MQIDWSSIHSGQADALHDVVVELSGWMIPLEMEPCVDYFLLAEDAPCCPGCAPADPRSSIEVIGASLIQIQYGPVTIRGRLRRLIDDPTGWRYQLIDACVTSQSRPFSRRAFLASTAALGLVACARGRFAGYTDNPDAPATAQSWRSTGTLTMDMHSHAGRVTISRDPAIGASRPFAPLAAPMRSGGMNVVTLAIVTDTVVTRVSADRKRFEAYRPPAPGELYALGQTEFARVHALIEREQLNVITSSASLKANANAGPSAIIASEGGDFLEGQLDRVDDAYTQHRLRHLQLVHYRVNELGDIQTEPPQHGGLTDFGAQVVRRCNDLGIVVDVAHGTFDLVKRAASVSSKPLVLSHTALSAHPGSRSRLISPDHARAVADTGGVIGVWPSSGTFRDLQGMAEGVKRMADLVGVDHVGMGTDMLGFISPPVFTHYGQLPDFANLLLAAGFSNEETAKILGENYRRVFEVSVG, encoded by the coding sequence ATGCAAATCGATTGGTCGAGCATCCATTCCGGTCAGGCCGATGCGCTGCACGACGTAGTAGTCGAATTGTCCGGCTGGATGATTCCGCTCGAAATGGAACCTTGCGTCGATTACTTTCTGCTCGCAGAAGACGCTCCGTGTTGTCCGGGCTGCGCACCTGCCGATCCACGTTCGAGTATTGAGGTTATTGGCGCTTCGTTGATTCAGATCCAGTACGGGCCGGTGACAATTCGCGGACGGCTGCGCCGCTTGATCGACGATCCAACTGGCTGGCGTTATCAACTGATCGATGCGTGCGTGACCAGCCAGAGCAGGCCATTCAGCCGGCGTGCGTTCCTGGCATCGACCGCCGCGTTGGGTTTGGTGGCGTGCGCTCGTGGCCGTTTCGCCGGATATACGGACAATCCGGACGCGCCAGCCACCGCTCAAAGCTGGCGCTCGACCGGCACGCTGACGATGGACATGCACAGCCACGCCGGACGGGTGACCATCTCCCGCGATCCGGCGATTGGCGCGAGCCGCCCTTTCGCCCCGCTTGCCGCGCCCATGCGCAGCGGCGGCATGAACGTGGTCACGCTGGCGATCGTCACCGACACCGTGGTCACGCGGGTATCGGCGGACCGCAAACGCTTTGAGGCGTACCGGCCGCCCGCGCCCGGCGAACTGTATGCGCTCGGGCAAACCGAGTTCGCGCGGGTTCACGCATTGATCGAGCGCGAACAATTGAATGTGATTACCAGCAGCGCGTCGCTGAAAGCGAACGCGAACGCGGGGCCGAGCGCGATCATCGCGTCAGAAGGGGGTGATTTTCTCGAGGGCCAACTGGATCGTGTGGATGATGCGTACACGCAGCACCGGTTGCGCCACTTGCAACTGGTGCACTACCGCGTCAACGAACTCGGCGATATCCAGACAGAACCACCCCAACATGGAGGTTTGACGGATTTCGGCGCGCAAGTGGTCCGGCGATGCAACGACCTTGGGATCGTTGTCGATGTCGCACACGGGACCTTCGATCTCGTTAAACGGGCGGCGTCGGTGTCGTCGAAACCACTGGTTTTGTCTCACACGGCGCTGTCCGCGCATCCTGGTAGCCGGAGTCGCTTGATTAGCCCCGACCACGCCCGTGCCGTCGCCGATACAGGCGGTGTGATTGGCGTCTGGCCAAGTTCGGGGACATTTCGGGATCTGCAGGGGATGGCCGAAGGCGTCAAGCGAATGGCCGATCTGGTCGGCGTTGACCATGTCGGGATGGGCACGGACATGCTCGGCTTCATTTCTCCGCCAGTTTTCACCCACTACGGCCAACTGCCTGACTTTGCAAACCTGCTGCTCGCTGCGGGATTCTCGAACGAAGAGACGGCGAAGATTCTTGGGGAGAACTACAGGCGGGTCTTTGAAGTGAGCGTTGGATAG
- the paaA gene encoding 1,2-phenylacetyl-CoA epoxidase subunit PaaA — protein MYTQSLDIPGNVQSVDPASTSPELSRFDAVMAADGKIEPQDWMPEAYRKTLVRQISQHAHSEIVGMLPEGNWISRAPSLKRKAILLAKVQDEGGHGLYLYSAAETMGVSRDQLVDALHAGKAKYSSIFNYPTPTWADVGVIGWLVDGAAIMNQIPLCRCTYGPYARAMIRICKEESFHQRQGFDALLSMMKGTDAQKEMVQQAVDRWWWPVLMMFGPSDKDSIHSGQSFKWGIKRISNDDLRQKFVDATVEQAKILGVTLPDPDLKWNEERQAHDYGEIDWEEFWRVVNGDGPCNKERLATRVKAHDDGLWVREAALAYAAKQAARAQKQAA, from the coding sequence ATGTACACGCAATCCCTCGATATCCCCGGCAACGTGCAGTCCGTCGATCCGGCGTCCACATCGCCGGAACTCAGCCGTTTTGACGCCGTGATGGCCGCCGACGGCAAGATCGAACCGCAGGACTGGATGCCGGAGGCATACCGCAAGACGCTGGTCCGCCAGATCTCGCAGCACGCGCATTCGGAAATCGTCGGCATGTTGCCCGAAGGCAACTGGATTTCGCGCGCTCCGAGCCTGAAGCGCAAGGCGATCCTGCTCGCAAAGGTGCAGGACGAAGGCGGTCACGGTCTCTATCTATATAGCGCGGCGGAAACCATGGGCGTGTCGCGAGACCAACTCGTCGATGCCCTGCATGCCGGAAAAGCCAAGTACTCAAGCATCTTCAATTACCCAACGCCCACCTGGGCGGACGTTGGCGTGATCGGCTGGCTGGTGGACGGCGCGGCGATCATGAACCAGATTCCGCTCTGCCGCTGCACGTACGGCCCGTATGCGCGCGCCATGATCCGTATCTGTAAGGAAGAGTCGTTCCATCAACGGCAAGGTTTCGACGCGCTGCTTTCCATGATGAAAGGGACGGATGCTCAGAAGGAAATGGTGCAGCAAGCGGTGGATCGCTGGTGGTGGCCCGTGCTGATGATGTTCGGCCCGAGCGACAAGGATTCTATTCACAGCGGGCAGTCGTTCAAATGGGGCATCAAGCGGATATCGAATGATGATTTGCGCCAGAAATTCGTCGATGCCACCGTCGAGCAAGCCAAGATCCTCGGCGTCACGCTGCCCGATCCCGATCTGAAATGGAACGAAGAACGCCAGGCGCACGACTACGGCGAGATCGACTGGGAAGAATTCTGGCGCGTCGTGAACGGCGACGGCCCCTGCAACAAAGAACGCCTCGCCACGCGAGTCAAGGCACACGACGACGGCCTCTGGGTTCGCGAAGCCGCCCTCGCCTACGCCGCCAAGCAAGCCGCGCGTGCGCAAAAGCAAGCTGCATAA
- the paaB gene encoding 1,2-phenylacetyl-CoA epoxidase subunit PaaB produces the protein MNSEWPIWEVFVRSKQGLDHKHCGSLHAPDAPAALRMARDVYTRRQEGVSIWVVPSAAITASDPADKAEFFDPAGDKIYRHPTFFVLPDEINHM, from the coding sequence ATGAATAGTGAATGGCCGATCTGGGAAGTGTTCGTACGCAGCAAGCAGGGCCTTGACCACAAGCATTGCGGCAGCCTGCACGCGCCGGATGCACCCGCAGCGCTACGCATGGCACGCGATGTCTACACGCGGCGTCAGGAAGGCGTGAGCATTTGGGTAGTGCCATCGGCGGCAATCACGGCTTCCGATCCCGCCGATAAAGCCGAGTTCTTCGACCCGGCCGGCGACAAGATCTACCGTCACCCCACGTTCTTCGTTCTGCCCGACGAAATCAACCACATGTGA
- the paaC gene encoding 1,2-phenylacetyl-CoA epoxidase subunit PaaC, whose product MTTPQHLSYVLRLADNALILGQRNGEWCGHGPVLEEDIALANISLDLIGQARLLYSHAATLDAELYGTKKTEDDYAYFRNERDFRNYTLTELPHAGPLSGTARSDRDYAVTVVRNFLYSTLMAHLWTALTQSTDAQLAAIASKSIKETRYHLNHASDWLLRFGDGTDESHRRAQAAVDYLMPYTREFFSTDDVETSIADAGIGPLTADLETAWREDVDATLAQATLQKPADAKHVTTGKLGEHSEHMGFLLAELQSIARQHPGATW is encoded by the coding sequence ATGACGACGCCCCAACATCTGTCCTACGTATTGCGTCTCGCCGATAACGCCCTGATCCTCGGCCAGCGTAACGGCGAATGGTGCGGACACGGCCCGGTGCTCGAGGAAGATATCGCGCTGGCGAATATCAGCCTCGACCTGATCGGCCAGGCGAGATTGCTGTACTCGCACGCGGCCACGCTCGACGCCGAGCTCTACGGCACGAAGAAAACCGAAGACGACTACGCGTATTTCCGCAACGAACGCGATTTCCGCAACTACACGCTGACCGAGTTGCCGCACGCAGGTCCGTTATCGGGCACGGCGCGTTCGGATCGCGACTACGCGGTGACGGTCGTGCGCAACTTCCTGTATTCGACGCTGATGGCGCATTTGTGGACGGCGCTCACGCAATCGACGGACGCGCAACTCGCGGCCATCGCGTCGAAGTCGATCAAGGAAACGCGTTATCACCTGAATCACGCGAGCGACTGGCTGCTGCGTTTCGGCGATGGCACTGACGAATCGCATCGTCGGGCTCAGGCCGCAGTGGATTACCTGATGCCGTACACGCGCGAGTTTTTCAGCACGGATGACGTGGAAACGAGTATTGCCGATGCGGGTATCGGTCCGCTCACGGCGGATCTGGAAACCGCGTGGCGTGAAGACGTGGACGCCACGCTCGCTCAAGCCACGCTGCAAAAGCCCGCTGACGCGAAACACGTGACCACGGGCAAGCTCGGCGAACATTCCGAGCACATGGGTTTCCTGCTCGCGGAGTTGCAAAGCATCGCGCGGCAGCATCCCGGCGCGACGTGGTGA
- the paaD gene encoding 1,2-phenylacetyl-CoA epoxidase subunit PaaD has product MTTAEATLERVWEVLDAVPDPEIPVVSIRELGILRDVRRAADDTLEIVITPTYSGCPAMYQIAEDIGAALNEAGFANHRIETVLAPAWTTDWMTDAARDKLRQYGIAPPMGNCGSNEHVPQERPIRFVPRVVDKPACPRCGSSNTQRLAQFGSTACKALYRCMDCREPFDYFKPY; this is encoded by the coding sequence ATGACAACCGCCGAAGCGACGCTCGAGCGCGTCTGGGAAGTGCTGGACGCGGTGCCGGACCCGGAAATTCCAGTGGTATCCATACGCGAGCTGGGCATTCTCCGCGACGTCCGCCGTGCCGCCGACGACACGCTCGAAATTGTCATCACGCCCACGTATTCCGGATGCCCGGCGATGTACCAGATTGCCGAAGACATTGGCGCGGCATTGAACGAAGCGGGCTTTGCGAACCATCGCATCGAAACAGTTCTGGCGCCGGCGTGGACCACCGACTGGATGACCGACGCAGCCCGCGACAAGCTCCGCCAATACGGCATCGCCCCGCCCATGGGCAATTGCGGTTCAAACGAACACGTACCGCAAGAACGGCCGATCCGCTTCGTGCCGCGCGTCGTCGACAAACCCGCGTGCCCGCGCTGCGGATCATCGAACACCCAGCGCCTCGCCCAATTCGGCTCGACCGCGTGCAAGGCGCTGTATCGCTGCATGGATTGCCGCGAGCCGTTCGACTACTTCAAACCGTACTGA
- the paaE gene encoding 1,2-phenylacetyl-CoA epoxidase subunit PaaE: MATPQFHSLRIRDVRPETADAVTVSFDVPETLRDAFRFTQGQFVTLKTHIDGEETRRSYSICVGVTDYDRDGELRIGIKRVRGGRFSNFAFDTLKPGHEIEVMTPDGRFFTHLNADHVKHYVAFSGGSGITPVLAIIKTTLETEPTSRFTLIYGNRSVDAIMFAEELEDLKNRFMSRFSLYHVLSDDLQDVELFNGVLNQEKCAAFLEALVPANEIDEAFICGPGPMMDAAEAALKSAGVPPQQVHVERFGTPLPQAGVPPIEITDDTPTADLELIIDGKKRKLRLPYQGVSVLDVGLKAGLALPYACKGGVCCTCRAKVLEGEVRMEKNYTLEQHEIDAGFVLTCQCHPISDRVVVSYDER; this comes from the coding sequence ATGGCGACTCCGCAATTCCACTCGCTGCGCATCCGCGACGTCCGTCCCGAAACCGCCGACGCCGTCACGGTTTCCTTCGATGTCCCCGAAACCCTGCGCGACGCATTCCGCTTCACGCAGGGCCAGTTCGTCACGTTGAAAACGCATATTGACGGTGAGGAAACGCGACGCTCATATTCCATTTGCGTCGGCGTGACCGATTACGACCGCGACGGCGAATTGCGGATTGGCATCAAGCGTGTGCGCGGTGGCCGCTTCTCGAATTTCGCCTTCGATACGCTGAAGCCCGGCCACGAAATTGAAGTCATGACGCCCGATGGCCGCTTTTTCACGCACCTGAACGCAGACCACGTGAAGCATTACGTGGCGTTCTCGGGCGGCTCGGGCATCACGCCGGTGCTCGCGATCATCAAGACGACGCTGGAAACCGAGCCGACCAGCCGTTTCACGCTGATCTACGGCAATCGCAGCGTTGACGCGATCATGTTTGCCGAAGAACTCGAAGATTTGAAGAACCGCTTCATGAGCCGGTTCTCGCTGTACCACGTGTTATCGGACGATTTGCAGGATGTCGAGTTGTTCAACGGCGTGCTGAATCAGGAGAAGTGCGCGGCTTTCCTGGAGGCGCTTGTTCCCGCTAATGAAATCGATGAAGCCTTCATTTGCGGTCCCGGCCCGATGATGGACGCCGCCGAAGCCGCGCTGAAAAGCGCGGGCGTACCGCCGCAACAGGTTCACGTCGAACGGTTCGGCACGCCGTTGCCGCAAGCAGGCGTGCCGCCCATTGAAATCACCGACGACACGCCCACGGCGGATCTGGAACTCATCATCGATGGAAAAAAGCGCAAGCTGCGCCTGCCGTATCAGGGCGTGAGCGTGCTCGACGTCGGGTTGAAAGCCGGGCTTGCGCTGCCCTATGCCTGCAAGGGAGGCGTGTGCTGCACGTGCCGCGCGAAGGTGCTGGAAGGTGAAGTGCGCATGGAGAAGAACTACACGCTGGAGCAGCACGAGATTGACGCGGGTTTCGTGCTGACCTGCCAATGCCACCCGATTTCGGACCGCGTGGTTGTGAGCTATGACGAACGTTGA
- a CDS encoding DUF1835 domain-containing protein: MSTIHVTNGDHAAEILREALQTAARDERVIPLKDDLAVGQLRGIDDNPETRALFWQQVLNEQKFDFISKLREQDALLRELAQDSGQVVIWHGQSASDQLTLRRVAYTLRNTPQRLNEAKLSHEDLPFVTNGEGEGTQQRRGREDGATAVGMFTAAELGAKLPTAAPISVLRISRLALEWQEVKQINSETRRWRDNTFISGTYSDIDETILQIASDGWQEARRLAGQVMGSSFGFLVSDAIAFWRCRELVAAGKLEIRGDLAKVADSQLRRAAR, from the coding sequence ATGAGCACCATCCACGTTACCAACGGCGACCACGCCGCCGAGATTCTGCGCGAAGCCTTGCAAACAGCGGCCCGCGACGAACGCGTCATCCCACTGAAGGACGACCTTGCGGTTGGCCAGTTGAGAGGGATTGACGACAACCCGGAAACCCGGGCGCTGTTCTGGCAGCAGGTGCTGAACGAACAGAAGTTCGACTTCATATCGAAGCTCCGGGAACAGGACGCCCTCCTGCGCGAACTCGCGCAAGACAGCGGACAGGTCGTGATCTGGCACGGCCAGAGCGCCAGCGACCAGCTAACGCTGCGACGAGTGGCCTACACGTTGCGCAACACGCCGCAACGCTTGAACGAAGCCAAGCTCAGTCATGAAGACCTGCCCTTCGTTACCAACGGCGAAGGCGAAGGCACGCAACAGCGCCGTGGCCGTGAAGACGGTGCGACAGCGGTCGGCATGTTCACGGCGGCCGAACTGGGCGCCAAGTTGCCAACGGCCGCGCCCATTTCGGTGTTGCGCATCAGCCGTCTTGCACTGGAATGGCAGGAAGTGAAGCAGATCAATAGCGAGACCCGCCGCTGGCGTGACAACACGTTCATTTCCGGCACCTATTCCGATATCGATGAAACCATCCTCCAGATAGCCAGCGACGGCTGGCAGGAAGCGCGCAGGCTCGCGGGCCAGGTGATGGGCTCAAGCTTCGGTTTTCTGGTCAGCGATGCCATTGCGTTCTGGCGCTGCCGCGAACTCGTCGCGGCGGGGAAACTGGAGATTCGCGGTGATCTCGCCAAGGTAGCCGACTCCCAGTTGCGCCGCGCCGCGCGGTAG
- a CDS encoding TetR/AcrR family transcriptional regulator, whose amino-acid sequence MARTRAPDHDTQREQILELAAAKFAQTSYPSTSMADLAAASGTSKARLYHYYASKEAILFDLLDRYTKRLMLIIAEVEGASQRRGLTEREAFAELIRAFLAEYETSHSRHVALLNDVKYLEDTQREIVLERQRGIVAAFARQLARAYPKRATKENQTALTMMVFGMINWTFTWLKPDGKMGYREFAEQVVGVIEHGMNGDN is encoded by the coding sequence ATGGCCCGTACAAGAGCGCCTGACCACGACACACAACGCGAGCAGATTCTCGAACTCGCCGCCGCCAAATTTGCGCAGACCAGCTACCCGAGCACGTCGATGGCCGATCTCGCCGCAGCCAGCGGCACCTCCAAAGCGCGGCTTTACCACTACTACGCGAGCAAGGAAGCCATCCTTTTCGACCTGCTCGACCGCTACACGAAGCGGTTGATGCTGATCATCGCGGAAGTGGAGGGAGCAAGCCAACGGCGCGGATTGACGGAGCGCGAGGCATTCGCCGAGCTGATTCGCGCGTTCCTCGCCGAGTACGAAACGTCGCACAGCCGGCATGTGGCGCTGCTTAACGACGTGAAATACCTCGAAGACACGCAGCGTGAAATCGTGCTCGAACGCCAGCGCGGCATTGTCGCGGCGTTCGCCCGGCAACTTGCGCGCGCTTACCCAAAGCGGGCCACTAAAGAGAACCAGACCGCGCTCACCATGATGGTGTTCGGCATGATCAACTGGACATTTACGTGGCTGAAGCCGGACGGGAAGATGGGGTATCGCGAGTTTGCGGAGCAGGTCGTAGGCGTGATCGAGCACGGGATGAACGGCGACAACTGA
- a CDS encoding GNAT family N-acetyltransferase, translating into MPFNRHTASIFAAADRSQTAAGRSPVLVRELSSTDRERLLTHFLALDEDDRLLRFGQIVPDRVIENYVANIDFSRDTVFGVFDEQLNLVGVGHLAYLPAENDKRTAEFGVSVLESARGRGVGTRLFERAAIRSRNTHVSMLYMHCLSRNSTMMHIAKKSGMKIEYAYGEADAYLSLTPADQGSILTELLQEQAAVFDYAVKRQARRASQMFQAFMPTADAA; encoded by the coding sequence ATGCCTTTCAACCGCCACACCGCATCGATCTTCGCAGCAGCGGATCGTTCGCAAACGGCTGCCGGTCGTTCGCCCGTTCTCGTCCGTGAATTGTCCTCGACCGATCGCGAACGCTTGCTCACCCATTTCCTCGCTCTCGACGAAGACGACCGTCTCCTGCGCTTCGGCCAGATCGTGCCGGATCGTGTAATCGAGAACTACGTCGCGAATATCGATTTTTCGCGCGATACGGTCTTCGGTGTTTTCGACGAACAGTTGAACCTCGTGGGCGTCGGTCATCTGGCTTATCTGCCCGCTGAAAACGACAAGCGCACGGCAGAGTTCGGTGTGTCAGTGCTGGAGAGCGCGCGTGGCCGTGGAGTCGGCACCCGCTTGTTCGAGCGTGCCGCCATCCGCAGCCGCAACACGCATGTTTCAATGCTCTACATGCATTGTTTATCACGAAACTCGACCATGATGCATATCGCGAAGAAGTCGGGAATGAAGATCGAATATGCGTATGGCGAAGCCGACGCTTATTTGTCGCTCACGCCCGCCGACCAGGGCAGCATCCTGACGGAGCTGTTGCAGGAGCAGGCAGCGGTCTTCGACTACGCGGTGAAGCGCCAAGCGCGCCGGGCATCGCAAATGTTTCAGGCGTTCATGCCTACTGCCGACGCGGCCTGA
- a CDS encoding Lrp/AsnC family transcriptional regulator: MAQIELDAIDRKILAILQVNGRLSNQDIADQVNLSPSPCLRRIRRLEEEGVIRGYVALLEPRLLGLGLLAYVNVRLEKRGGTSVSAGMKNPPTHADRFREAVRAWPEVVACDAMTGDMDYLLRVQVEDMEHFSRFMQDQLLHHPSVIDVKSSFSLERFKETTALPIR; encoded by the coding sequence ATGGCTCAAATCGAACTCGACGCGATCGATCGAAAAATTCTCGCGATTCTTCAGGTGAACGGGCGACTGTCCAACCAGGACATCGCCGATCAGGTGAATCTCTCGCCAAGTCCATGCTTGCGGCGAATTCGGCGGCTGGAGGAGGAGGGCGTGATCCGCGGTTATGTCGCGCTGCTGGAGCCGCGCCTGCTCGGACTCGGGCTGCTCGCGTACGTCAATGTGCGGCTGGAAAAACGCGGCGGGACGTCTGTATCGGCGGGAATGAAAAATCCGCCAACGCATGCGGACCGCTTTCGCGAAGCCGTGCGCGCCTGGCCGGAGGTGGTGGCGTGCGACGCAATGACCGGCGATATGGACTATCTGCTGCGCGTTCAGGTTGAAGACATGGAGCACTTTTCGCGCTTCATGCAGGACCAGTTACTACACCATCCTTCGGTGATCGATGTGAAAAGCAGCTTCTCGCTGGAGCGCTTCAAGGAAACGACGGCACTGCCGATTCGTTAA
- the hppD gene encoding 4-hydroxyphenylpyruvate dioxygenase, whose translation MQATTWDNPVGTDGFEFIEYTAPDPIALGQLFEQMGFTAIARHRHKKVTLYRQGGINFLVNAEPDSFAQRFARLHGPSICAIAFRVADAGKAYKRALDLGAWGFDNKTGPMELNIPAIKGIGDSLIYFVDRWRGKNGAEPGSIGDISIYDVDFEPIPGAEQNPVGHGLTYIDHLTHNVHRGRMIEWAEFYERFFNFREARYFDIEGKVTAVKSKAMSSPCGKIRIPINEEGSDTSGQIQEYLDSYHGEGIQHIALGSDDIYSAVDNLRGAKIALLDTIDTYYELVDRRVPNHGESVAELRKRKILIDGVRDEILLQIFTENQIGPIFFEIIQRKGNQGFGEGNFKALFESIELDQIRRGVVKDTSGS comes from the coding sequence ATGCAGGCAACCACTTGGGACAATCCCGTTGGAACGGATGGTTTTGAATTCATCGAATACACGGCGCCCGATCCGATCGCGCTCGGACAGTTGTTCGAGCAGATGGGGTTCACCGCGATTGCGCGTCATCGTCACAAGAAGGTGACGCTGTACAGGCAGGGTGGGATCAACTTTCTGGTGAACGCCGAGCCCGATTCCTTCGCGCAGCGGTTCGCGCGATTGCATGGTCCGTCAATTTGCGCGATCGCGTTTCGGGTCGCCGATGCGGGCAAGGCCTACAAGCGCGCCCTTGACCTTGGCGCGTGGGGTTTCGACAATAAAACCGGCCCAATGGAACTGAACATTCCCGCGATCAAGGGCATTGGCGATTCGCTGATTTACTTCGTTGACCGGTGGCGCGGCAAGAACGGCGCGGAGCCGGGCAGCATTGGCGACATCAGCATCTACGACGTCGATTTCGAACCCATTCCCGGCGCCGAGCAAAACCCGGTCGGCCACGGACTGACTTACATTGACCATTTGACCCACAACGTTCATCGCGGCCGAATGATCGAATGGGCCGAGTTCTACGAGCGGTTTTTCAATTTCCGCGAGGCGCGTTACTTCGATATTGAAGGCAAAGTGACAGCGGTCAAATCGAAGGCAATGAGCTCACCGTGCGGAAAGATCCGCATTCCGATCAACGAGGAAGGCTCGGATACGTCGGGGCAAATCCAGGAATATCTCGACAGCTATCACGGCGAAGGCATCCAGCACATTGCGCTGGGCAGCGACGATATCTACAGCGCCGTCGACAACCTGCGTGGCGCGAAAATCGCGCTGCTGGACACTATCGACACGTATTACGAGCTCGTCGACCGGCGAGTGCCGAATCATGGCGAATCGGTGGCGGAACTGCGCAAACGCAAGATCCTGATCGACGGCGTGCGCGACGAAATCCTGCTGCAGATCTTCACGGAAAACCAGATCGGCCCGATCTTCTTCGAGATCATTCAACGCAAGGGCAATCAGGGGTTTGGCGAAGGCAACTTCAAGGCGCTGTTCGAATCGATTGAACTCGACCAGATACGGCGCGGCGTGGTGAAGGACACGAGCGGCAGCTAA